One window of Dendrosporobacter quercicolus genomic DNA carries:
- a CDS encoding small, acid-soluble spore protein, H family yields MHANRAEEIMKSADVIGVQYRNNAVWIDNIDKGRNTAYVTYLEKGNTVHVSIDRLVETGPVTGRQ; encoded by the coding sequence ATGCATGCAAATAGAGCCGAAGAAATCATGAAGTCGGCCGATGTCATTGGCGTCCAGTATCGCAATAACGCTGTGTGGATTGACAATATTGACAAAGGGCGCAATACCGCGTATGTTACTTATCTGGAGAAAGGCAATACCGTTCATGTGTCGATAGACCGGCTGGTGGAAACCGGTCCGGTCACCGGAAGGCAATGA